A genomic region of Fodinisporobacter ferrooxydans contains the following coding sequences:
- a CDS encoding UvrD-helicase domain-containing protein: MSYLTESQKLAIRAKGSRILVAAGAGSGKTRVLTERISYLVNEKGISPENILALTFTDQAALEMKERVEQKLGSNQVTILTFHRFCGRIVRENPLLADVDPSFSLIDETTAQLLLKSLTERLLYESGLPSVLRWAEACGLDLACGLLVSLYECWREQPWDFKSIGERTESTIESLRVVLEEELLRVMEHMERLHQSGTITASGSVARMSTILDIWRQLPIRAIHVCREDENDKEDANASISQMKSGLKALFSQVTRSVAREAKPIFERLTRLKDENLWQELLEDQTAVVRKEILALLEQMDLAYSKEKETNGWCDFADLQRKAHHVLHESKEARAYYGKRYNHILVDEYQDTNPLQQSLLEHLEEGAAGTASLFMVGDFRQSIYRFRGADVKGFERLRLQLEKSDSYIQLKENFRSCPSLVAFASDMTRALFGDDGVVAGLKQPFEEEPVVEMLIPVLTEDKDPHKAEAELVARRILEMGSAHYGNIGILLQTRTHLEKYENALSKYGIPHVVYAGSGYWERQEVRDLHHLLRLVDDPGDELALLGYLRGPLVEMTDDGISQLARNNGLHKGFLEFFRDGESRDGRSRDGESSVLEENRGLQDNRVSEEDRERLVQAREFLTHLRERYAEMGLADWLYHVLYGESIAEKLGGTSFDRIVRLAEEAEKRGKIHLSDLLAWWEQLQNQEEKDGEIQTDVTKGAVRFMTIHAAKGLEFPIVIVPDLTHRFTTKMGRLHLSDTWGLTAQYYDENKKTWLPSLSFTKAREEERNAMVSEQKRLFYVAMTRAEERLIFSGVASSFAEKESLDECSNWFDWLQFLVPELREGLQERIVEKNGWKLQIRNKVDLVPRVNVTSATRLGKTLGKTATPHFEEVALTTEMKRTVQMAKMAPSTPMRSPVSHAELGRITGKEIVKEYRNVNTGFAARIWSVTEWVDILAGETWETSKSFLPARHFGRSNLEGHEWGHLLHTVLEFLGPHDDLETIRTRHLKAALAALGITSKEMCDLAWQRLCPEIDSYLKGELQTECRKAQVVYSELPFAIRFFGEDGLLLNGVIDKVWLRDDGGVTLVDFKTHGCQSEKDILQVVERYTPQVQIYTHVVEQLLGWKVDRAGLYLTATGNFVEVDCDREARDRLLGKMYEVWNEEKNLKAPNSDCIG; this comes from the coding sequence ATGAGCTACCTGACAGAATCGCAAAAATTAGCTATTCGGGCAAAAGGATCTCGAATTCTGGTGGCGGCGGGGGCAGGTTCCGGCAAGACCCGAGTCTTGACAGAAAGAATAAGCTATTTGGTGAATGAAAAAGGAATCTCGCCGGAAAACATCCTTGCACTTACATTTACGGATCAGGCCGCGCTGGAAATGAAGGAACGAGTAGAACAAAAGCTGGGATCGAATCAGGTGACGATTCTGACCTTTCATCGTTTCTGTGGCCGTATCGTTCGGGAAAATCCGCTGCTTGCCGATGTGGATCCCTCATTTTCCTTGATTGATGAAACCACTGCACAACTATTGTTGAAGAGCCTTACAGAACGGTTGCTTTATGAATCGGGATTGCCAAGCGTGCTTCGTTGGGCGGAAGCATGCGGCCTGGATTTGGCCTGTGGACTGTTGGTTTCGCTTTATGAGTGTTGGCGGGAGCAGCCCTGGGATTTCAAATCCATCGGCGAAAGAACCGAAAGCACGATTGAATCCCTAAGAGTAGTTCTTGAAGAGGAATTGCTGCGGGTGATGGAACACATGGAAAGGCTCCATCAATCCGGGACCATTACAGCGAGCGGGTCGGTTGCACGCATGAGTACGATACTTGATATTTGGCGCCAACTCCCTATAAGAGCAATCCACGTATGCAGGGAAGATGAGAATGATAAGGAGGACGCAAATGCTTCTATTTCCCAAATGAAAAGCGGACTCAAGGCACTGTTTTCCCAAGTCACCCGAAGTGTGGCTAGAGAAGCCAAGCCGATTTTTGAAAGATTGACGCGATTGAAAGATGAAAATCTTTGGCAAGAATTGTTGGAAGATCAGACCGCTGTTGTACGAAAAGAAATTCTTGCGCTGCTGGAGCAGATGGATTTGGCCTACAGCAAGGAGAAAGAAACGAATGGGTGGTGCGATTTTGCAGATTTGCAGAGAAAAGCCCACCATGTTCTCCATGAATCCAAGGAAGCCCGCGCTTACTATGGGAAACGTTACAATCATATCCTGGTGGATGAGTATCAAGATACCAATCCTCTTCAGCAATCGTTGCTGGAACATTTGGAGGAAGGTGCTGCGGGTACAGCCTCTTTGTTCATGGTTGGGGATTTCCGTCAGTCCATTTATCGGTTTCGCGGGGCGGATGTCAAAGGGTTTGAAAGGTTGCGCCTCCAGCTTGAAAAGTCGGATTCTTATATCCAACTGAAGGAAAATTTCAGATCGTGTCCATCGTTGGTAGCTTTTGCATCGGATATGACTCGGGCTTTGTTCGGAGATGATGGAGTGGTGGCCGGGCTTAAGCAGCCGTTCGAAGAAGAACCTGTTGTGGAAATGTTGATTCCTGTACTTACTGAAGATAAAGATCCGCATAAAGCAGAAGCGGAACTTGTGGCCCGAAGAATCCTGGAGATGGGGTCAGCCCATTATGGGAACATCGGAATCCTTCTACAAACTCGAACTCATTTGGAGAAATACGAAAATGCTTTGTCGAAATACGGCATCCCGCATGTGGTGTACGCGGGCAGCGGATATTGGGAACGGCAGGAGGTCCGGGATTTGCATCATCTGCTTCGACTGGTGGACGATCCAGGAGATGAATTGGCTTTATTGGGATATCTGCGGGGACCCTTGGTCGAAATGACAGATGATGGAATCAGCCAATTAGCCAGAAATAACGGACTTCATAAAGGGTTTCTGGAGTTCTTTAGGGATGGAGAGTCAAGGGATGGAAGGTCAAGAGATGGAGAGTCAAGTGTATTGGAAGAAAACAGGGGATTGCAAGATAATAGGGTATCGGAAGAAGATAGGGAGCGTTTAGTACAGGCCAGAGAATTTTTAACACACCTTCGAGAACGGTATGCAGAAATGGGGTTAGCCGATTGGCTGTATCACGTGCTTTACGGAGAATCAATCGCAGAAAAGCTTGGTGGGACAAGTTTTGATCGCATTGTGCGGTTGGCGGAGGAAGCCGAAAAAAGGGGAAAAATCCACCTTTCCGATTTGCTCGCTTGGTGGGAGCAACTTCAAAATCAGGAAGAAAAAGACGGGGAGATTCAGACCGATGTTACCAAAGGGGCAGTTCGGTTTATGACCATCCATGCGGCCAAAGGGCTTGAATTTCCCATTGTTATTGTTCCGGATCTCACGCACCGCTTTACAACGAAAATGGGAAGGCTGCATCTCAGCGATACATGGGGACTAACGGCCCAGTATTACGATGAAAACAAGAAGACTTGGCTGCCGTCCCTAAGTTTTACAAAAGCCCGGGAAGAAGAAAGAAATGCAATGGTTTCCGAGCAAAAGAGGTTATTCTATGTGGCAATGACCAGAGCTGAAGAACGATTGATCTTTTCTGGAGTTGCTTCTAGCTTCGCGGAGAAGGAATCATTAGACGAGTGCTCCAACTGGTTTGACTGGTTGCAGTTTCTGGTTCCTGAACTGCGGGAAGGCCTTCAGGAGCGGATAGTAGAGAAGAATGGGTGGAAATTGCAAATTCGTAATAAGGTGGATTTAGTGCCACGAGTGAATGTAACTTCGGCAACCCGACTTGGGAAAACACTTGGAAAAACTGCGACACCTCATTTTGAAGAAGTAGCCCTTACCACTGAAATGAAGCGAACGGTGCAGATGGCGAAGATGGCACCTAGCACTCCCATGAGATCCCCAGTCTCACACGCAGAACTTGGGCGAATCACGGGCAAGGAAATTGTTAAGGAATATCGGAATGTAAATACCGGGTTTGCCGCACGGATTTGGAGTGTAACAGAGTGGGTGGATATACTTGCCGGGGAGACTTGGGAAACCAGTAAATCATTTTTACCAGCGAGACACTTTGGACGATCCAATCTCGAAGGGCATGAGTGGGGGCATTTATTGCATACTGTATTGGAGTTTCTAGGGCCGCACGATGATCTTGAAACGATTCGGACCCGTCATTTGAAAGCAGCACTCGCTGCTTTGGGAATAACCAGTAAAGAGATGTGCGACCTTGCTTGGCAGCGGTTGTGTCCCGAGATTGATTCGTATCTTAAGGGGGAACTTCAAACAGAATGCCGGAAAGCCCAAGTTGTCTACAGTGAACTTCCTTTTGCCATTCGGTTTTTTGGGGAAGATGGATTGCTGTTGAATGGGGTTATTGACAAAGTGTGGCTGCGGGATGATGGAGGAGTCACACTGGTAGATTTTAAGACGCACGGGTGTCAAAGTGAGAAGGATATACTTCAGGTGGTGGAGAGGTATACACCACAAGTCCAAATTTATACCCATGTGGTGGAACAGCTTCTGGGCTGGAAAGTTGATCGTGCTGGCTTGTATCTGACGGCAACAGGAAATTTTGTGGAAGTGGATTGTGATCGAGAGGCAAGGGACAGGCTGTTAGGGAAGATGTATGAGGTATGGAATGAGGAGAAGAATTTGAAGGCACCCAACTCGGATTGCATTGGGTAG
- the cas3 gene encoding CRISPR-associated helicase Cas3' has product MKETFVELLSNKNRKPIKPYDFQLRVAELLLKGRNVVLTAPTGSGKTMTALFPFLYARRKELSFADRLIYALPLRTLASSLYESTKSVISRFELTSTIQMGNQPNDSFFEGDVIFTTIDQLLSSYIGLPYGTSKRSANISPGALIGSYIVIDEFHLLSFREALPTFLDMMDRLSPYIRFLVMTATAPQTVVQTLERHLKGQAVALTKEEQNMLPNCTRYITWSNVPLSASEIVRKHQGGRTLVVVNRVEKAQQLFFQLDEQLSGANIKPEVKVLHSTMFQDHREEVEKWILKIFSKNSTEEGILIATQVVEAGLDISADVLLTDLCPANSLIQRIGRCARFPDEEGNVYVYSVREGDEYNFLPYASKNGDQQDIKIMLKTEELLQHLPPNAKMTPELEETWISEVHEPIDQKRITETIRDLFIRSKEITNALITGNADTSGLVRSIDNVSIILHPDPKELDLRKKPQVVSISRGRLRYFLHTLAEDNKYQWEESKLVFIPEFPDSQDYGEEIQWRPIKRTQEALQVTLLVLAPQIANYHNIVGLLLGESGLTYSKYLLDESGTAFERYSYLRETYMEHIKEVRDVHRKEKEKYSVASKYIASTFQLSAQKVDELSELTTALHDVGKLGVEFQRKVRLWQADVKNKQEHEFLAHTDFDAENQFERRANNKSSYKRPPHAGEGAIALQEWVGKEFRDKKIAVPLLVAILRHHNAFSERSEPIVFAKGAREHVIRSLQGLHYEPFLKPQNESHHFDNLVTWLQDRNVLAFYWYLVRRLRLSDRRSQQNHNNKLGLEGKNDEV; this is encoded by the coding sequence ATGAAAGAAACTTTTGTGGAATTATTATCCAATAAAAATAGAAAGCCAATCAAACCTTACGACTTCCAATTACGTGTTGCTGAGCTTCTACTTAAAGGTCGCAATGTGGTTTTGACCGCCCCTACTGGATCGGGGAAAACAATGACAGCATTATTTCCATTTTTATACGCTCGTCGTAAGGAGCTTTCTTTTGCAGATCGGTTGATCTACGCTCTTCCATTAAGGACTTTAGCTTCTTCATTGTACGAATCAACAAAGTCAGTTATTTCAAGATTCGAACTGACTTCTACAATTCAAATGGGTAACCAGCCTAACGACTCTTTCTTTGAGGGGGATGTTATTTTCACAACGATCGATCAACTGCTAAGTTCGTATATTGGCTTGCCTTATGGAACCTCCAAACGATCGGCAAACATTTCTCCGGGAGCCCTAATCGGGTCTTACATAGTTATTGATGAGTTTCATTTGCTGTCGTTTCGAGAGGCATTGCCGACTTTCCTTGACATGATGGATCGTCTATCTCCCTATATCCGTTTTCTTGTCATGACGGCAACGGCTCCGCAAACAGTGGTACAAACCTTGGAACGACATTTGAAGGGACAAGCTGTAGCCCTTACAAAAGAGGAACAGAACATGCTTCCCAACTGTACACGTTATATCACTTGGTCCAACGTCCCGTTATCTGCAAGTGAAATAGTCAGAAAACATCAAGGTGGAAGAACTCTTGTTGTGGTAAACAGGGTAGAGAAAGCTCAACAACTTTTTTTCCAATTGGATGAGCAACTGTCTGGTGCAAATATAAAACCTGAAGTGAAAGTTCTTCACTCTACTATGTTTCAAGACCATCGTGAAGAAGTCGAGAAGTGGATACTTAAAATATTTTCCAAGAATTCCACTGAGGAGGGTATTCTTATAGCAACTCAAGTTGTTGAAGCTGGGCTGGACATTTCTGCAGATGTTCTATTAACAGATTTATGTCCAGCAAACTCTCTCATACAGCGAATTGGCAGATGTGCCCGTTTTCCCGATGAGGAGGGCAATGTTTATGTCTATTCGGTAAGAGAAGGAGATGAATATAATTTTCTTCCTTATGCCTCAAAAAATGGCGACCAACAAGATATAAAAATAATGTTGAAGACGGAAGAACTATTGCAACACCTGCCTCCGAATGCGAAAATGACTCCCGAACTTGAAGAAACTTGGATATCAGAGGTCCATGAACCAATTGATCAAAAGAGAATTACTGAAACTATAAGAGACTTGTTCATACGGAGTAAAGAAATAACGAATGCGTTGATCACCGGAAATGCGGATACAAGCGGACTCGTCAGAAGCATTGACAATGTTTCCATAATACTTCACCCCGATCCGAAAGAATTGGATTTGCGAAAAAAACCACAGGTTGTATCGATAAGTCGTGGGAGGCTCCGTTATTTTTTGCATACTTTAGCTGAAGATAATAAATATCAATGGGAAGAAAGTAAACTTGTCTTTATTCCCGAGTTTCCCGACAGCCAAGACTATGGGGAAGAGATTCAATGGCGACCGATAAAACGAACACAAGAGGCTCTGCAGGTTACACTGCTGGTTCTGGCTCCGCAGATTGCAAATTATCACAATATAGTAGGACTGTTGCTTGGAGAATCTGGACTTACCTACTCAAAATATCTCTTAGATGAATCTGGAACCGCTTTTGAACGATATAGCTATTTAAGGGAAACGTATATGGAGCATATAAAAGAAGTTAGGGATGTGCACAGGAAAGAAAAGGAAAAGTACAGTGTTGCATCGAAATATATAGCATCAACTTTTCAACTAAGTGCACAAAAAGTGGATGAATTATCTGAACTAACCACAGCATTGCATGATGTAGGGAAATTAGGTGTTGAATTTCAGCGGAAAGTCCGACTTTGGCAAGCGGACGTCAAAAACAAGCAAGAACATGAATTTCTAGCTCATACTGATTTTGATGCAGAAAATCAGTTTGAACGACGCGCAAACAACAAAAGTTCTTACAAAAGGCCACCTCACGCTGGTGAAGGTGCAATTGCACTGCAGGAATGGGTAGGAAAAGAATTCCGTGATAAAAAGATAGCGGTCCCGCTATTAGTTGCTATTTTACGTCATCACAATGCTTTCAGCGAAAGGTCAGAACCGATTGTCTTTGCCAAAGGTGCAAGGGAACATGTGATTCGTAGTTTACAGGGGCTACATTATGAACCATTTTTAAAACCGCAAAATGAATCGCATCATTTTGATAATCTTGTTACATGGTTACAAGATCGAAATGTATTGGCGTTTTATTGGTACTTGGTGAGAAGATTACGGCTATCAGATCGTAGATCCCAGCAGAATCACAATAATAAGTTGGGATTGGAGGGGAAGAATGACGAAGTATAA
- the cas6 gene encoding CRISPR system precrRNA processing endoribonuclease RAMP protein Cas6, whose protein sequence is MFDELRVAKYRFTLQAGERGLELPAWKASTFRGAFGHVFKRLSCINPGEDCGACSALTYCAYPYIFETRPNHEESFMGGYEQVPRPYILEVPTDKQTIYEPGDLLSVNLLLFGKAIHYAPLFVSTFKELGEQGIGRGRKGYRLVHVENRDMKMGNHRTMFLNEENVTFHSPIVLTGRDIWEGAKSQAPEQGRLMVFFETPLRIKSQGIYSDNPSFPLLIRNILRRMTGLLQFHHDITPKWDIKNLILKSEQIQLVRKEVKWVDYDRYSARQDSKMKMGGIVGWAQYEGEVGEFLPWLRVAEIIHIGKNTVFDLGRTRVTVHH, encoded by the coding sequence TTGTTTGATGAATTGAGAGTTGCGAAATATCGGTTTACGCTGCAGGCCGGGGAGCGGGGGTTGGAATTGCCTGCTTGGAAAGCCTCAACCTTTCGTGGGGCATTTGGACATGTATTTAAAAGACTTTCTTGTATAAATCCTGGAGAAGATTGCGGAGCTTGTTCGGCGTTAACTTACTGTGCTTATCCTTATATCTTTGAAACAAGACCTAACCACGAAGAGTCATTTATGGGGGGGTATGAGCAGGTTCCACGTCCATATATTTTGGAAGTGCCTACTGATAAACAAACCATTTATGAGCCAGGTGATCTTCTTTCTGTTAATCTGCTGTTGTTTGGTAAAGCAATTCATTATGCTCCTTTATTTGTCAGTACATTTAAGGAACTAGGTGAACAGGGAATCGGCAGGGGGAGAAAGGGCTACCGTTTAGTTCACGTTGAAAATCGTGATATGAAAATGGGTAACCATCGAACCATGTTTCTGAATGAAGAGAATGTAACATTTCACTCTCCCATTGTCCTGACAGGAAGGGATATATGGGAAGGAGCTAAGAGTCAGGCACCGGAACAAGGTCGGCTGATGGTCTTTTTTGAAACACCATTACGAATTAAATCACAGGGTATATATTCTGACAATCCATCTTTCCCATTACTCATTCGGAATATCCTACGACGAATGACTGGCTTACTCCAATTTCATCATGATATAACGCCCAAATGGGATATTAAAAACCTAATCTTAAAGTCGGAACAAATTCAACTTGTCAGAAAAGAAGTTAAATGGGTTGACTATGATCGCTACTCGGCTCGCCAAGACTCTAAAATGAAGATGGGTGGCATCGTTGGGTGGGCACAATATGAAGGTGAGGTAGGGGAGTTTCTGCCGTGGCTGCGTGTAGCGGAGATTATTCATATAGGAAAGAATACGGTTTTTGATCTCGGGAGAACCCGAGTAACAGTTCATCATTAG